From Melitaea cinxia chromosome 23, ilMelCinx1.1, whole genome shotgun sequence, the proteins below share one genomic window:
- the LOC123665247 gene encoding uncharacterized protein LOC123665247: MRRITFVLFLVAVARAMPALDKDANDPSLVSSVIGVVKECVEGDVSLCLKEKALKYVENLSSAREMDLAEGVTLIGNGSPRSARSYEPLADEPKIREAQVESRLVDSAADFLENHVIQFRLPSSAVEGMKRSLEEARGKKKKIKQLLPLLAIAKLKIMALIPLFLGIIAFAAAKAVLLAKVALLVAGILALKKLLASKHHETSYEVVAHPHHEEHYASSGHGWGRSIDDSQNLAYAAHVKSD, from the exons ATGAGGCGTATTACATTTGTCCTATTTCTGGTGGCAGTGGCCCGGGCTATGCCAGCCCTGGACAAAGATGCCAACGACCCCAGCTTAGTTAGCAGCGTTATTGGCGTCGTCAAGGAGTGTGTTGAAGGGGATGTGTCTTTGTGCCTTAAG GAGAAAGCTCTGAAGTATGTGGAGAACCTGTCGTCCGCGCGGGAGATGGATCTAGCTGAGGGTGTCACACTGATCGGCAATGGATCACCAAGGTCTGCTAGGTCATACGAGCCATTGGCTGACGAGCCAAAAATCAGAGAAGCGCAGGTTGAGTCCAGGCTTGTTGACTCGGCAGCGGATTTCTTGGAGAACCATGTCATTCAGTTCCGACTACCCTCATCAGCTGTCGAAGGCATGAAGCGTTCACTTGAAGAag CTCGTGgcaagaagaagaagatcaaGCAGCTCCTCCCTCTTTTGGCCATTGCTAAGCTGAAGATTATGGCTTTGATCCCTCTATTCCTCGGTATTATTGCTTTTGCCGCTGCCAAGGCTGTCCTCTTAGCTAAGGTCGCTCTTCTGGTTGCTGGTATTCTTGCTCTGAAGAAGCTCCTCGCTAGCAAGCATCACGAAACCAGCTACGAAGTGGTCGCTCACCCACACCACGAAGAGCATTACGCCAGCAGTGGTCACGGCTGGGGAAGATCAATTGACGATAGCCAAAACTTGGCTTATGCCGCACACGTTAAATCAGATTAA